AGAACCGCCACCAGGGCGCCGGGAACCGCCCGGGCGCGGCGCGGCATCCGTCGCCAGCCGACGATGACGAGCACGGTCCCGGCACCGACGGCGAGCGACACGAGGGCCGTGCGGCTGCCCAGCGCCTCGGAGAGGGCGGTCGGCAGGCCGATGAGCTTGTCGAGGCCCGAGTCCGGGGCGGCGGTTCCCGCCGCGGCGTAGAGCTGGCCGGCGATGATGACCAGCCCGATGCCCGCGAGCATGCCCTCGACGACGGAGAGGGAGATCGCACGGAACCAGCGCCCCCACCGCAGGAGACCCATGACGATCTGCAGCACGCCGGCCGCCAGCACGATGACTCCGAGCGCGCCGAGGCCGAAGGCGCGGACCGCTTCGAGGACGAGGACGGTGAGGCCGGCGGCCGGACCGGAGACCTGGAGGCTGCTGCCCCGCATCAGGCCCGTGACGACACCACCGACGATTCCGGTGATGAGGCCCAGTTCGGCGGGGACGCCCGAGGCGACGGCGACGCCGAGGCAGAGCGGGAGGGCGACGAGGAAGACGACGAGCGAGGCGGCGATGTCCTGCCTCGGGAACGGGAGGGAGCGAAGCATCCGGACGTCCTTCCTCACAGCGCCTCGAAGGAGTCGGCTCCGGAGCGGTACTCGAGGACGGCACCGGTGTGCACCTCGTAGTACCACCCGCGCAGGCGGAGCCGGCCCTCCGAGAGCCGCCGTTCCACACACGGATAGGAGCGCAGGCGGAGCAGTTGGGCGAGTACGTGGCCGTGGACCGCGTCGGTGACGGCCGGGTCGTCGGCGCGCCCCGGGACTCCGTCGGGAGCGGCGTGGGCGAGCCAGTCCCGTACGGCAGGGACCGCGCTCAGGTCGTCGCCGCGGACCAGCGAACCCACCGCGCCGCAGTGGGAGTGACCGCAGACGACGACGTCCTGGACGGCGAGGACCTCGACGGCGTACTCGATGGTGGCGGCCTCGCCGCTGGGGTTGCCTTTGCCGTACGGGGGCACGATGCCGCCCGCGGTCCGCAGTTCGAAGAGCTGGCCGGGCCGGGCGCCGGTGATCAGGGCGGGTACGACCCTGGAGTCGGAGCAGGTGATGAACAGGACGTCCGGGGACTGACCCGCGGCGTACGCGGCGAACTCCTCGGGGCGCTGTCCGAATCGGCGGGCGTGGTCGATGAGAGGCTGCATGAATGATTCCTCCTGGCGCGCCGTGGGGCGCGTCGGGCTGACAGGTCGGCGCAGGGGGAAAGGGCCTGTCAGCAGCGGAACACCTGCAGGGCGGAGGGGTCGTCGGCGCCGAGCGGTCTGGGCCGGGTGTCCGCGCCGCGGGGGCGGCCGACGGGCGGATCCGCGAGCGGGACGGCCCGGGCGACCAGTGGCGGGCCCGGGAGGTCCGCGGCGGCGGTGACGGGTCGCCGCCGGTCACGGTGGAGGACGGAGCGGCCGGGGCTGTCGGCGTCGCAGCCTCCGGCGTGCGCGGACTCGAACGCCGCGGTCGGCGCGACCTTCTGGGCGCAGGGTCCGTGAACCTGCGTCGCGGAGCCGGCGGGGGTGAGGGGGAGGCCGGCGCAGAGGAACGCGAGGACGAGGAGGAGGGCCGCGCGCAGGATCGCGGACACGGGGACGGACAGCATCTCGGCGTTCCTCCCTCTCGTTGAACCGTCATCAACATTCGCCAATGCAAGCCCAAGGGCGAGTCAAGGAAGAGTAATGCACCCAGGTGAACTGGATTCCGCAACACCCCTGCCGTACGCGGGTTTTCGAATGGAATCAGCCTGATGTTGACGTGAAGGGCTGCATGGACGTGCGCGCCCACCGACGACGTCGGCCCACCAGGAACCCTGGTGGGCCGTGTGCCTGGTGGGCCGTCTATCTGGTGGGCCGTCAGTGCATCCGTCGTTCAGTCGCAGCAGTCACAGCAGTCACAGCAGCACTTGCACGGGTTGCAGCAGCCCCCGCCGCAGCCGTCGCCCGAGCCCCCGCCGGAGCCACCGGACCCATGGCCTCCTGACCCGTGGCCACCACCCCAACCGCCGGAGGAGCCTCCCGAGTTCCCGCCGGCATGCCCGCCGAACCAGCCGTCACCCCCGGAGCCGTCCCTGCCGGAACCATCCCGAGTCGAGCTGCCGCCGCCATTGCCTTCGCCGAACTGCCAGGGCTCTCCATCACCCGAATCCGTGTCGTCGTCGCAGCGGCAGCAGTTGTAACAGAGCCTGCAGTCACCACACAGCCGGCGCTGCTCGCGACACCGTCGGCACTCCCCCTCCGGCGGGCGGCCCGATGCCGTCGGCACACCCTCCGGGGCCACGCCCGCGAGCACGCCGACGCCGCAAGCCGCGCCTGCGCCCGTGCCGGTCTCCGAGGGCTCTTCCGTCGCCGTACGGCGACCCAGCCAAGGGAGCATGCGCAGGCCGCGCGCCTGGCGGTTGTGCTGATGGTGGCGATGCCGGGGGTCGAAGACCCGGTCGACAGCGCGCTCCAGCTCTCCGCCCAGAAGAACCCGTACCAGCCGCCCGTCGACGAACTCGGCATCGGCCAGGGAAAGCCGGATTCCGTGAACGGCGTCGTCGCAGAGCCTGCGCACCTCGGCGCGGTCCGCGCCGGTCACGGCGATCGGGTTCCACGCGCCCGACGCCTCGTCCGCGTCCAGGTCCTCCACGGCGTCCAGCAGATGCGCCAGTCGGCCGAACAGACGCCCGGCTTCCGCGAGCGGTGCCGCGTTCTCCGGGCGATTCGTGAGGACGGCGGTGTACGCGAAGGCGGCGGCGGTCGCCGATTCCGTGGGCTCCGTGACCGTCAGAAGCGAGCCGCCCCGGCCGGTCGACCGCTCGATCTCCGGCTGGCGCTCGACGGCCTTGAGCAGCACCGAGGTGTCGAACCCGAGCCGTTCGCCGCCTGCGGCACCCGCACGGTCCCAGCCGTGGGCGATCCGGCGTGCCGCCAGCGCCACGGGGCGGCGTCCCAACAGACCGTCGCGGTCGGCCACATGGTCACGTACCTTCGCGGCGGCGAGCACCAACGACACCGTCGCCGCCAGTCGCGCGCCCTCGCCCTGCGCCACGTCCGCCGAACGCATCCCGCGCAGCGGGCACGGACCGGCCGCGCGCCGCCAGTCGCCGGTTCGCTCCGACT
This is a stretch of genomic DNA from Streptomyces sp. R44. It encodes these proteins:
- a CDS encoding carbonic anhydrase, producing the protein MQPLIDHARRFGQRPEEFAAYAAGQSPDVLFITCSDSRVVPALITGARPGQLFELRTAGGIVPPYGKGNPSGEAATIEYAVEVLAVQDVVVCGHSHCGAVGSLVRGDDLSAVPAVRDWLAHAAPDGVPGRADDPAVTDAVHGHVLAQLLRLRSYPCVERRLSEGRLRLRGWYYEVHTGAVLEYRSGADSFEAL
- a CDS encoding DUF5685 family protein, translated to MFGIIRPCRHRLGEGLRTEWMAHLCGLCLALRGEYGQFARVATNYDGLIVSVLTEAQSERTGDWRRAAGPCPLRGMRSADVAQGEGARLAATVSLVLAAAKVRDHVADRDGLLGRRPVALAARRIAHGWDRAGAAGGERLGFDTSVLLKAVERQPEIERSTGRGGSLLTVTEPTESATAAAFAYTAVLTNRPENAAPLAEAGRLFGRLAHLLDAVEDLDADEASGAWNPIAVTGADRAEVRRLCDDAVHGIRLSLADAEFVDGRLVRVLLGGELERAVDRVFDPRHRHHQHNRQARGLRMLPWLGRRTATEEPSETGTGAGAACGVGVLAGVAPEGVPTASGRPPEGECRRCREQRRLCGDCRLCYNCCRCDDDTDSGDGEPWQFGEGNGGGSSTRDGSGRDGSGGDGWFGGHAGGNSGGSSGGWGGGHGSGGHGSGGSGGGSGDGCGGGCCNPCKCCCDCCDCCD